One part of the Mycobacterium marinum genome encodes these proteins:
- a CDS encoding SDR family oxidoreductase, which yields MSRNVLTVIGVGGMGQAIARRLGSGKTVLLADNNADTLASVAESLAAEGHDVRSRGVDVCAAESVHDLAQYAATLGAVTQLAHTAGLSPAQASAQEILAVDLVGVALVLQEFGAVIAPGGAGVIIASMAGHLLPPPSAEQEHELAHRPPGQLLELAFVGSIVEPAFAYPFAKQANSIRVRAASRQWGQREARVNSISPGIISTPMGQQELASPVGDGMRAMIAMSGTGRIGTPDDIAAAAAFLLGPEATFITGAELLVDGGVVAAIRASG from the coding sequence GTGAGCCGGAACGTTCTGACCGTGATCGGGGTCGGCGGCATGGGTCAGGCGATCGCCCGGCGGCTCGGCTCGGGCAAGACGGTGCTGTTGGCCGACAATAACGCCGACACGTTGGCATCGGTAGCCGAATCCCTTGCCGCGGAAGGACATGACGTCAGGAGCCGCGGCGTGGATGTCTGCGCCGCGGAGTCGGTTCACGATCTCGCCCAGTACGCCGCCACCCTCGGTGCCGTCACACAATTGGCGCACACCGCGGGGTTGTCTCCGGCGCAAGCGTCAGCGCAGGAAATCCTGGCCGTCGACCTAGTCGGCGTTGCGCTGGTGCTGCAGGAGTTCGGCGCGGTGATCGCCCCAGGGGGCGCGGGTGTGATCATTGCCAGCATGGCGGGCCATCTGTTGCCGCCGCCCAGCGCCGAACAAGAACACGAGCTCGCCCACCGCCCGCCCGGACAGTTGCTCGAACTGGCCTTCGTCGGCAGCATCGTGGAGCCGGCCTTCGCCTATCCGTTCGCTAAGCAGGCCAATAGCATTCGGGTCCGTGCGGCAAGCCGACAATGGGGGCAGCGGGAGGCACGAGTCAACTCGATCAGCCCCGGCATCATCTCGACACCCATGGGACAGCAGGAACTCGCCTCCCCGGTCGGCGATGGGATGCGGGCGATGATCGCCATGTCCGGGACCGGTCGAATCGGAACCCCCGACGACATCGCCGCAGCGGCGGCCTTCCTGCTGGGCCCCGAGGCAACATTCATCACCGGGGCGGAGCTCCTGGTCGACGGCGGTGTCGTCGCCGCCATCAGGGCGAGCGGCTAG
- a CDS encoding class I SAM-dependent methyltransferase — protein MPAGQPWNINIHYDALLAATVAPGTQTALDVGCGDGFLSARLVDRVPDVTALDVDADVLRRAEHRFADTSIRWVHGDVMTGELPHRGFDAVLANASLHHIEDTRGALIRLAELVLPGGTLAVVTFVRPSPRNVLWHLTAWLATGVANRVRRKWEHTAAIKWPPPVTFSQLRELVRELLPGARVRRLLYGRVLITWQAPG, from the coding sequence GTGCCGGCGGGACAACCGTGGAACATCAACATTCATTACGACGCGTTGTTGGCTGCCACCGTCGCGCCGGGTACCCAAACCGCTCTCGACGTCGGGTGCGGGGACGGCTTCCTGTCGGCCCGGCTGGTTGACCGGGTACCCGATGTCACCGCTTTGGACGTCGACGCGGACGTGCTGCGACGCGCAGAACACCGATTCGCCGACACCTCCATCCGGTGGGTGCACGGCGACGTCATGACCGGCGAGCTACCGCATCGCGGCTTCGACGCGGTGCTCGCCAACGCGTCGTTGCACCACATCGAGGACACCCGTGGGGCATTGATCCGGCTTGCGGAGCTGGTGTTGCCCGGCGGAACGCTGGCGGTGGTGACCTTTGTCAGACCGTCCCCGCGAAACGTCCTGTGGCACCTCACCGCGTGGCTGGCTACTGGCGTCGCCAATCGAGTCAGACGGAAATGGGAGCACACCGCCGCCATCAAATGGCCACCGCCGGTGACGTTTTCACAGCTGCGCGAACTAGTTCGGGAACTGCTGCCCGGGGCCCGAGTGCGGCGCTTGCTCTATGGGCGGGTGCTGATCACCTGGCAGGCGCCCGGCTGA
- a CDS encoding enoyl-CoA hydratase/isomerase family protein: MDEPLRYEKLDGGVAIVTNTDAPRNRMGLAYVERLSEVVDDIAADDEIRAFVITADGLENFSVGMNLKELPTGIQAAGSVDAFFDRRLDLIQRIENMGKPSVATLFGHCLGAGLELPLGCTFRLAAEEGASIGLPELHLGSTPAWGGSARLAKTVGRQHALGMVLRAKTVTGPQAHAIGLVDEVWPLDELKDRATQLALELAGQPALAVRAMLGAFHDCEHRTLDDLLAAERRAIHATLSSDDAREGMMAFLEKRPPVFNRPKRPR; this comes from the coding sequence ATGGATGAGCCCCTGCGGTACGAGAAGCTCGACGGCGGTGTCGCTATCGTCACCAACACGGATGCGCCACGGAACCGGATGGGCCTGGCCTACGTTGAGCGGCTCAGCGAGGTGGTAGACGACATTGCCGCCGACGACGAGATCCGGGCCTTCGTCATCACCGCGGACGGTCTGGAGAACTTCTCCGTCGGGATGAACCTCAAGGAACTGCCAACCGGCATCCAGGCGGCGGGCAGCGTCGACGCGTTCTTCGATCGACGCCTCGATCTCATCCAGCGCATCGAGAACATGGGCAAGCCTTCCGTCGCCACGCTGTTCGGCCACTGCCTGGGAGCCGGCCTCGAACTCCCACTGGGCTGCACCTTCCGCCTCGCCGCCGAGGAAGGGGCGTCGATCGGGCTGCCCGAGTTGCACCTGGGTTCGACTCCTGCCTGGGGAGGCTCGGCTCGGTTGGCCAAGACCGTGGGGCGCCAGCATGCCCTCGGCATGGTCTTGCGGGCCAAGACCGTGACCGGGCCGCAGGCACATGCCATCGGTCTCGTCGATGAGGTGTGGCCACTCGACGAGCTGAAGGACCGAGCGACGCAGCTCGCCCTGGAGTTAGCGGGGCAACCCGCTCTTGCCGTGCGGGCCATGCTGGGAGCCTTTCATGACTGCGAGCACCGGACTTTGGACGATCTACTCGCCGCGGAGCGACGGGCCATCCACGCAACCTTGAGTTCCGATGATGCCCGCGAGGGGATGATGGCTTTTCTCGAGAAGCGCCCGCCGGTGTTCAACCGACCCAAACGGCCTCGGTGA